A DNA window from Aspergillus nidulans FGSC A4 chromosome V contains the following coding sequences:
- a CDS encoding uncharacterized protein (transcript_id=CADANIAT00003840) has product MKISPHYVARLGISMDSAPHQQPTLALTEPEQAPRLTVSLNGWKKLSAKVANWPSNAIAITIKREPDGSDRPCVFRWNPASAPLILRLLSNNGEMQEAPVTAPTPQGPTLEHDSPLGPFSANSKDTIELWPAAETAIYTTLPERYGPLLDVGGLYEVVLAWGGCDIAHWAWGTMLDHLVQGQDLFALEPPVTRIPLTLTVSPGARFSFTALTPHWRPELAHQNKTPRPPLIDPSARLSGAPVLTITLSVGDGKITGREWDVELKLMTKVTYHGVLGNPTPSPIIFFANATIIYESHFLLDRRRGEASWERCQPVFPCGVGVYPIDVPRGFTHAHPSSFVSLHPGESWEATMEACDGDPWEFPPDVAIGDIFRLQHRGCVVGWWNWGGSEDLAAALTSFPSINETLVAYPKDIGGRPKLVVPASDAIELVYEEQD; this is encoded by the exons ATGAAGATTTCACCAC ACTATGTTGCGCGCCTGGGTATTAGCATGGATTCTGCCCCTCATCAACAGCCCACACTGGCCTTGACAGAGCCAGAACAAGCCCCCCGCTTGACAGTCTCGTTAAACGGGTGGAAGAAGCTCTCCGCCAAGGTAGCCAATTGGCCAAGTAACGCGATCGCAATCACCATAAAACGCGAGCCGGATGGCTCGGATAGACCATGCGTGTTCAGATGGAACCCAGCAAGTGCAcctctcatcctccgccTTCTTTCCAACAATGGAGAGATGCAGGAAGCGCCAGTGACTGCGCCTACGCCGCAGGGTCCAACCCTTGAACACGACTCCCCGCTCGGTCCTTTTTCCGCAAACAGCAAGGACACAATCGAGCTATGGCCGGCGGCCGAGACAGCAATCTACACAACTCTCCCGGAACGTTACGGACCGCTGCTGGATGTGGGTGGTCTGTACGAGGTGGTATTGGCGTGGGGGGGATGCGATATCGCACACTGGGCTTGGGGCACAATGTTAGATCACCTGGTGCAGGGCCAGGATCTGTTCGCGCTGGAGCCTCCAGTTACGAGGATTCCACTGACACTAACGGTATCGCCCGGTGCGCGCTTTTCGTTCACAGCCCTCACCCCCCACTGGCGGCCGGAGCTGGCACACCAGAACAAAACCCCAAGGCCGCCTTTGATTGATCCCTCTGCTAGGCT TTCGGGCGCCCCGGTGTTAACAATTACACTCTCCGTGGGCGATGGCAAAATCACCGGTCGCGAGTGGGACGTCGAACTGAAATTAATGACCAAAGTCACCTATCACGGCGTGCTGGGCAACCCAACCCCCAGTCCGataatcttcttcgcgaACGCCACAATAATATACGAGTCGCATTTCCTGCTAGACCGACGCCGCGGCGAGGCTTCCTGGGAGCGCTGCCAGCCTGTCTTCCCCTGCGGAGTCGGTGTGTACCCAATCGATGTTCCGCGGGGATTCACCCACGCCCATCCAAGCTCGTTTGTGAGTCTTCACCCTGGTGAGAGTTGGGAGGCAACAATGGAGGCTTGCGATGGAGACCCCTGGGAGTTCCCGCCGGATGTAGCAATCGGTGATATCTTCCGTCTTCAGCACAGGGGGTGTGTGGTTGGCTGGTGGAACTGGGGCGGCTCTGAGGATTTGGCTGCCGCCCTTACCTCATTCCCTTCTATCAACGAGACTCTGGTGGCGTATCCCAAGGACATTGGGGGGCGGCCGAAGCTGGTGGTACCTGCTTCCGACGCTATCGAGCTAGTCTACGAGGAGCAGGACTAA
- a CDS encoding uncharacterized protein (transcript_id=CADANIAT00003842), whose protein sequence is MDLEDPSFFLQDDLFQSIESELSDQIYSKDENILIPLTDASRNPLKVLKLEYSNDLPEYPLTDPNGYGYVINVPPNQRRETVEDMVNSIQYYT, encoded by the exons ATGGATCTCGAGGATCCCAGCTTTTTCTTACAAGATGATCTCTTCCAATCAATTGAAAGCGAATTGAGCGATCAAATATACAGT AAGGATGAAAATATTCTGATTCCACTTACCGACGCTTCGAGGAAcccattgaaggtcttgaagtTGGAATATAGTAATGATCTTCCTGAATATCCATTAACTGACCCAAATGGATATGGCTATGTTATAAACGTGCCCCCTAATCAGCGGAGGGAAACTGTCGAGGACATGGTCAACAGC ATTCAATATTATACTTGA
- a CDS encoding uncharacterized protein (transcript_id=CADANIAT00003843), which translates to MHIVIIGPKLPFSKRAMHALINSQHAKQFSKDITRWGVIQGHTAVDLEVLEDLFNKEILPATEECGVFEPLSSRRKYCDLCPYMLFTSHGIYKHPPPLPSKAPERILAGVKRIIEQIRDPNLTTAIIQKQHLISYPNGQDINSLIFLQNTDQNLKDYIQEYYHDSQGTMSKDINEVLFATFLPDQCKIITLLRVFTSIDSTEGYYLLFKRVFSLVQRISHQPIYFDPIHGSGIHGIIIDMDSKQYTKYENANVQNWASQKKGAVIKAGLNKACSKIQPYYFDLLQNYTNAVEQSHQKSYISGKYLSLVQAVKNSAKLDRDDILQYDNFQEFNIHHSYQTSNMEANYLRHMSRERSQKRRRSALSPSTEAESASPLPQGNTRSRSQNSSRIGDDESIRSGNLRRAISTNALNLEQRRQELELENFELELQQKRADLKKKEEDIHLQQLQNEKLELDLMERRICIQEAQQHELSSL; encoded by the exons ATGCATATAG TTATTATCGGTCCAAAGTTGCCTTTTTCGAAAAGGGCCATGCATGCGTTGATCAACTCCCAACATGCAAAGCAGTTTTCAAAAGATATAACCAGATG GGGCGTAATTCAAGGACATACAGCAGTAGACTTGGAGGTTCTAGAGGATCTCTTTAATAAAGAGATTCTGCCAGCTACTGAAGAATGTGGTGTTTTTGAACCTCTGTCAAGTCGCCGAAAATACTGTG ACCTATGCCCCTATATGTTATTTACATCGCATGGGATTTATAAAcatccaccaccactaccaaGCAAGGCACCTGAAAGAATTCTAGCAGGTGTGAAGAGAATCATTGAACAGATTCGGGACCCTAATCTAACAACTG CAATAATTCAAAAGCAACATCTAATATCTTATCCAAATGGACAGGATATTAATAGTCttatcttcctccagaatACTGACCAGAACTTGAAG GACTATATTCAAGAATATTATCATGATTCTCAGGGTACCATG TCAAAAGATATTAATGAAGTGCTTTTTGCTACATTCCTGCCAGACCAATGCAAAA TTATCACATTACTCCGAGTATTTACCAGTATTGATTCTACTGAGGGTTATTATTTACTTTTCAAGCGGGTTTTCAGCCTTGTTCAGAGGATTTCCCATCAGCCAATATATTTTGATCCTATCCATGGTTCTGGGATCCATGGTATTATTATTGATATGGACTCAAAACAATACACCA AGTATGAAAATGCTAATGTCCAGAATTGGGCATCTCAAAAGAAAGGGGCTGTGATCAAGGCAGGATTAAATAAAGCATGCTCTAAGATTCAGCCTTATTACTTTGATTTATTACAAAACTATACAAATGCTGTTGAACAGTCCCATCAGAAGTCATATATATCTGGCAAGTACTTGAGTCTGGTGCAAGCAGTCAAGAA TTCTGCAAAGCTAGATAGGGATGATATCTTACAGTATGATAACTTCCAGGAGTTCAACATTCATCATTCATATCAAACCTCTAATATGGAAGCTAATTATCTTCGGCATATGAGTCGGGAAA GAAGTCAAAAACGCCGAAGGTCTGCTTTATCTCCCTCAACTGAAGCCGAATCAGCTTCACCCTTACCGCAAGGAAATACGAGATCAAGGTCTCAAAACTCCTCAAGaattggtgatgatga GTCAATAAGGTCTGGTAATCTTCGACGTGCTATTTCAACAAATGCCTTGAATCTTGAACAAAGACGTCAAGAGCTTGAGCTAGAGAATTTTGAATTAGAGCTTCAACAAAAGAGAGCTGATCttaagaagaaagaggaggatattCACCTGCAACAACTTCAAAATGAGAAGTTGGAACTTGATCttatggagaggaggatatgtATACAGGAAGCTCAGCAGCATGAGCTAAGTAGTTTATAA
- a CDS encoding uncharacterized protein (transcript_id=CADANIAT00003839) encodes MVAYYTSKNTNFPEILPLDMQLYHSQARNIFIAARIHNFQQTPLWHSSTRGSVDALVIAYTTASHCNNIWVDPSTARPLNSYWRTGTALAIPHIPTGGPVRLWRSLIFLLADRYGSGDPSYSYWRIGTGKAPVRVTWELRDRGHVSQGQVVASWLRRRPVTQDPIYLSNSPWPQSSPS; translated from the exons ATGGTGGCATACTACACCTCTAAAAATACCAACTTTCCAGAAATCCTGCCCTTGGATATGCAACTGTATCATAGCCAAGCTCGCAATATCTTCATTGCTGCCAGAATTCATAACTTTCAGCAGACGCCGCTCTGGCAT TCATCCACAAGAGGCTCAGT tgacgcattggtgattgcgtatACCACCGcatcccactgcaacaatatatgggttgatcccagtacggctcgtcccttgaattcctactggcggaccggtacggctctggcgatccctcatattcctactggcggaccggtacggctctggcgatccctcatattcctactggcggaccggtacggctctggcgatccctcatattcctactggcggataggcaccggtaaggcgcccgtccgcgttacgtgggaattgagggataggggtcacgtgtcacagggccaggtcgtcgccagctggctccggcGTCGGCCCGTGACACAGGATCCTATTTACCTTAGCAACAGTCCATGGCCTCAAAGCTCACCTTCTTGA
- a CDS encoding uncharacterized protein (transcript_id=CADANIAT00003841): MDLEDPSFFLQDDLFQSIESELSDQIYSKDENILIPLTDASRNPLKVLKLEYSNDLPEYPLTDPNGYGYVINVPPNQRRETVEDMVNSTTLQDIQHRISEIKKDATKDAVYRYKVLLYSKESL; this comes from the exons ATGGATCTCGAGGATCCCAGCTTTTTCTTACAAGATGATCTCTTCCAATCAATTGAAAGCGAATTGAGCGATCAAATATACAGT AAGGATGAAAATATTCTGATTCCACTTACCGACGCTTCGAGGAAcccattgaaggtcttgaagtTGGAATATAGTAATGATCTTCCTGAATATCCATTAACTGACCCAAATGGATATGGCTATGTTATAAACGTGCCCCCTAATCAGCGGAGGGAAACTGTCGAGGACATGGTCAACAGC ACTACTTTACAAGACATTCAACACAGAATTAGTGAAATCAAGAAAGATGCAACTAAAGATGCTGTGTATAGGTATAAA GTTTTACTGTACAGCAAAGAATCTCTTTAA
- a CDS encoding protein faeC (transcript_id=CADANIAT00003838), giving the protein MLRAVLLPTLLAFGAFTPVHGANSPGCGKQPTLTNGVNQINGREYVLKIPDGYDPSKPHHLIFGLHWRGGNMYNVVNGDSIQPWYGLEARAQGSAIFVAPNGLNAGWANTNGEDVAFIDAIMEQVEDDLCVDQASRFATGFSWGGGMSYALACARAAEFRAVSVLSGGLISGCDGGNDPIAYLGIHGINDPVLPLDGGVTLANTFVSNNGCQPTDIGQPASGSGGSVRTDFSGCSHPVSFIAYDGGHDGAPLGVGSSLAPDATWEFFMAA; this is encoded by the coding sequence ATGCTTCGAGCCGTCCTCCTCCCTACTCTTCTGGCCTTCGGCGCCTTCACCCCCGTCCATGGCGCCAATTCGCCAGGCTGCGGTAAACAGCCGACCCTCACCAATGGCGTCAACCAAATAAACGGCCGCGAGTACGTTCTCAAAATTCCCGATGGCTACGACCCAAGCAAGCCacatcatctcatcttcggcCTTCACTGGCGCGGCGGGAACATGTACAATGTCGTGAACGGCGACAGCATCCAGCCATGGTACGGCCTCGAGGCCCGCGCGCAAGGGAGCGCGATCTTTGTAGCCCCCAACGGTCTGAATGCTGGCTGGGCCAACACCAACGGCGAGGACGTGGCCTTCATCGACGCCATCATGGAgcaggttgaagacgatCTCTGCGTGGACCAGGCCTCTCGCTTCGCGACAGGGTTCTCCTGGGGCGGAGGTATGAGCTATGCCCTCGCTTGCGCGCGGGCTGCTGAGTTCAGAGCCGTGAGCGTACTGAGCGGTGGCTTGATCAGCGGATGTGACGGGGGCAACGACCCCATTGCATATTTGGGGATCCACGGAATCAATGATCCTGTTCTTCCGCTTGACGGAGGTGTGACGCTTGCAAATACCTTTGTGTCGAATAATGGTTGCCAGCCCACGGATATCGGTCAGCCTGCGTCTGGCAGTGGCGGGTCCGTTCGAACGGACTTCAGTGGCTGCTCTCACCCGGTTTCGTTTATTGCATATGATGGCGGGCATGATGGGGCGCCGCTTGGTGTTGGAAGCTCGCTTGCTCCGGATGCAACCTGGGAGTTTTTCATGGCGGCCTGA
- a CDS encoding uncharacterized protein (transcript_id=CADANIAT00003836) produces the protein MVCQQRGSGRAFASSNWRTLTAEPLNHPAAPPRSPIHEAQPPQKTTQRSINDSSAIAEGRRIYLGNLLYAAKKHEIAAFLEEEGYKFTAIDISIDPFSGRNPSYCFIDFDTKDKADRAVGELNGREFLGRPVKVKPCIPKEQRKGSGQNSGYVFDRWQRNDAAQHFKGYAARECRLIVQGLPKPSSQAHMNEKLAEFFQNFDIQAISKTICPHYQGRAAPTAPHYAYVDFASASQAQAAIDALDGSVGPWGTVLKLTKAKTDWNGP, from the exons ATGGTCTGCC AGCAACGAGGGAGCGGCCGCGCATTTGCCTCCTCCAACTGGCGCACTTTAACCGCAGAGCCATTGAATCACCCCGCTGCTCCACCCCGCTCACCAATTCACGAAGCTCAACCACCACAGAAGACAACTCAACGATCAATTAATGACTCATCAGCGATAGCCGAGGGTCGACGTATCTACCTTGGGAATCTGCTCTATGCTGCAAAAAAACACGAGATTGCTGCATtcctggaggaagaagggtaTAAGTT TACAGCAATTGACATCTCTATTGATCCTTTCAGCGGCAGAAACCCTTCGTATTGCTTCATTGACTTCGATACAAAGGACAAAGCGGACCGGGCAGTGGGCGAACTGAATGGCCGCGAATTCCTCGGCCGGCCGGTCAAGGTGAAACCATGCATTCCAAAGGAACAACGCAAAGGCAGTGGCCAGAATTCGGGATATGTGTTTGATCGGTGGCAGAGGAATGATGCAGCCCAGCATTTCAAGGGCTATGCTGCGAGGGAATGCCGCTTGATTGTCCAAGGTCTGCCTAAGCCGTCGTCTCAGGCTCACATGAACGAGAAACTAGCCGAGTTCTTCCAAAACTTTGACAT ACAAGCAATAAGCAAAACGATTTGTCCGCATTACCAAGGGAGAGCTGCACCGACTGCTCCCCACTACGCCTATGTCGATTTCGCCAGTGCCTCACAAGCTCAGGCAGCAATCGATGCCCTAGATGGCTCCGTCGGACCCTGGGGAACTGTCTTGAAACTGACCAAAGCAAAAACTGACTGGAATGGCCCCTAA
- a CDS encoding uncharacterized protein (transcript_id=CADANIAT00003837) has protein sequence MPDFRCNKGSFNFAHIHRVRVLLQIPSGQPVENNTAYARYMKDFLMHGPAVWTGSSASSSATN, from the exons ATGCCCGACTTCCGATGCAACAAGGGCTCATTCAACTTCGCCCACA TACATAG AGTAAGAGTTCTGCTACAA ATTCCCTCAG gacagccagttgaaaataatactgcctacgcccgttacatGAAGGACTTTTTGATGCATGGCCCAGCTGTCTGGACTGGGAGCTCAGCATCTAGCTCTGCCACTAATTAG
- a CDS encoding uncharacterized protein (transcript_id=CADANIAT00003835), giving the protein MSQQKLSPWNSVVSGTTAAVLANTLVYPLEFRVKTRLQVQVQKQQRHISDNDAKADPDGNNGALYNNALDAIFQIVQEEGIAGLYSGLGSSITSTAFMNFTYFYWTATARNVHQSTLQSFGLSDSSSIVKELGLNATRNYYSEKLPLWETMKDIVQSEDGWTGLWRGFKVNLILVVNPMITYGFYQWLRGRLKKARELGALDTFLLGACSKLLATVVTHPLIVAKTMLQSEAPESRKGKSFTGFTEILAYIIRNEGLLRLYKGLAPQIIKGLLVQGLMMLLKERTELLMMALSLHGKCLSTSHPKGTIG; this is encoded by the exons ATGAGCCAACAGAAATTGTCGCCGTGGAATAGCGTTGTGTCGGGCACTACGGCAGCTGTTCTTGCAAATACCCTTGTATACCCGTTGGAATT CAGAGTCAAAACCCGGCTACAAGTGCAAGTCCAGAAACAACAAAGGCATATTTCAGATAATGACGCCAAGGCTGATCCAGATGGCAACAATGGTGCCCTATACAACAACGCGCTGGACGCAATCTTTCAGATTGTCCAAGAGGAGGGCATCGCCGGTTTATACAGTGGACTCGGGAGCTCTATTACAAGCACGGCATTCATGAACTTTACATATTTCTACTGGACAGCAACCGCGCGCAACGTGCATCAGTCCACCCTCCAGTCGTTCGGGCTTTCCGACTCAAGTAGCATCGTCAAGGAATTGGGCCTTAATGCG ACTCGCAATTATTACTCTGAGAAGCTCCCCCTGTGGGAGACAATGAAGGATATAGTGCAGagcgaggatggatggaCTGGGTTGTGGAGGGGGTTCAAAGTTAACCTCATCCTGGTCGTCAATCCCATGATTACATATGGCTTCTATCAGTGGCTGAGGggaaggttgaagaaggcgagggaaCTTGGAGCGCTTGACACATTTT TACTCGGGGCCTGCTCCAAGTTGTTGGCCACGGTCGTCACCCACCCTCTCATAGTCGCCAAAACTATGCTCCAGTCCGAGGCACCTGAGAGTCGAAAGGGAAAGTCTTTCACCGGATTCACCGAGATTCTAGCTTATATTATAAGGAATGAAGGACTGTTACGGCTCTATAAGGGCCTTGCGCCGCAAATCATCAAGGGGTTGCTGGTTCAGGGATTAATGATGCTACTGAAAGAACG AACTGAACTTCTCATGATGGCCCTTTCTCTACACGGAAAATGCTTATCCACCAGTCATCCTAAAGGAACTATTGGATAA
- a CDS encoding acyl-CoA dehydrogenase family protein (transcript_id=CADANIAT00003834), which translates to MSSSSLPFADPLWLNRRYSPYYKESHRRLQKEARSYIDTHIAPYCDEWEKKGSVPVEVYQRHAALGYTAATPFPLATDYLRGQKLPAGIKAEEWDGFHDLIVIDEIARCGYLGVIWALGCGNSIGGPPVINFGNEEQKNRFLPDMLSGKTRFCLGVTEPDAGSDVAGITTTAERRGDKYIVNGAKKWITNGIFADYCTAAVRTGGEGIAGVSALVIPLNASGVTRRKIDNSGVLASGSTYIEFDDVEVPVSNLLGEENKGFPIIMNNFNHERLWLACTSLRMARVCAEDAYRHAITRETFGKKLIENQVIRAKFAAMGRSLDSAYAWMEQLVYMAETAKANHTDAAMGGLFANLKVLAGRTLEMVNREAQQVLGGLGYSKNGRGARIEQISRDVRVMVVGGGSEEILSELAVNQEIRAMGKLSKL; encoded by the exons atgtcatcatcaagtcTTCCCTTCGCCGACCCTCTCTGGCTTAACCGGAGGTACAGCCCCTACTACAAGGAGTCCCACCGACGCCTGCAAAAGGAAGCCCGGTCGTATATCGACACCCACATAGCCCCATATTGTGACGAATGGGAAAAGAAGGGTTCCGTTCCTGTAGAA GTGTACCAGCGCCACGCTGCGCTTGGATATACAGCGGCCACCCCATTTCCCCTAGCCACGGACTATCTGCGTGGCCAGAAGCTCCCTGCGGGAATCAAAGCCGAAGAATGGGACGGCTTCCACGACTTGATTGTCATCGACGAGATTGCGCGATGCGGCTATCTTGGTGTTATCTGGGCACTGGGATGTGGCAATTCAATTGGCGGGCCGCCTGTCATCAACTTTGGGAatgaagagcaaaagaaCCGATTCCTGCCCGATATGCTAAGTGGGAAGACACGATTTTGTCTGGGTGTTACAGAGCCGGATG CTGGATCCGATGTTGCGGGCATCACCACGACCGCAGAACGCCGCGGTGACAAGTATATCGTGAACGGGGCGAAGAAGTGGATTACCAACGGTATTTTTGCAGATTATTGTACAGCTGCTGTGCGGACAGGAGGCGAGGGTATCGCTGGGGTGTCGGCCCTGGTGATTCCACTCAATGCGTCCGGCGTAACGCGCAGGAAGATTGACAACTCGGGTGTCCTTGCCAGCG GGTCTACGTATATCGAATTTGACGACGTTGAGGTGCCCGTGTCCAACCTTCTCGGCGAAGAAAACAAAGGGTTTCCCATTATCATGAACA ACTTTAACCACGAACGTCTCTGGCTTGCTTGTACATCGCTGCGGATGGCTCGCGTCTGTGCGGAAGATGCTTATCGTCACGCCATAACCCGCGAGACGTTCGGTAAGAAGCTTATCGAGAACCAGGTGATCCGGGCCAAGTTCGCAGCAATGGGACGAAGTCTCGACTCAGCATATGCATGGATGGAGCAACTCGTGTACATGGCGGAGACAGCAAAGGCCAATCACACCGACGCGGCAATGGGAGGCCTGTTTGCCAACCTTAAGGTCCTTGCGGGACGGACCCTGGAGATGGTAAATAGGGAAGCCCAACAGGTCCTCGGGGGTCTCGGGTACTCGAAGAACGGCCGGGGGGCTCGAATTGAGCAGATCAGTCGCGATGTTCGGGTTATGGTTGTCGGGGGTGGGAGCGAGGAGATTCTGTCGGAGCTGGCCGTGAACCAGGAAATCAGGGCAATGGGAAAGTTGAGCAAGTTGTAG